A part of Sugiyamaella lignohabitans strain CBS 10342 chromosome D, complete sequence genomic DNA contains:
- the CBF1 gene encoding Cbf1p (Basic helix-loop-helix (bHLH) protein; forms homodimer to bind E-box consensus sequence CACGTG present at MET gene promoters and centromere DNA element I (CDEI); affects nucleosome positioning at this motif; associates with other transcription factors such as Met4p and Isw1p to mediate transcriptional activation or repression; associates with kinetochore proteins, required for chromosome segregation; protein abundance increases in response to DNA replication stress; GO_component: GO:0005694 - chromosome [Evidence IEA]; GO_component: GO:0000775 - chromosome, centromeric region [Evidence IEA,IEA]; GO_component: GO:0000775 - chromosome, centromeric region [Evidence IDA] [PMID 9407032]; GO_component: GO:0000776 - kinetochore [Evidence IPI] [PMID 11070082]; GO_component: GO:0005739 - mitochondrion [Evidence IEA,IEA]; GO_component: GO:0005739 - mitochondrion [Evidence IDA] [PMID 14576278]; GO_component: GO:0005739 - mitochondrion [Evidence IDA] [PMID 16823961]; GO_component: GO:0005634 - nucleus [Evidence IEA,IEA]; GO_component: GO:0005634 - nucleus [Evidence IDA] [PMID 11914276]; GO_function: GO:0003677 - DNA binding [Evidence IEA]; GO_function: GO:0001102 - RNA polymerase II activating transcription factor binding [Evidence IMP] [PMID 20935143]; GO_function: GO:0001102 - RNA polymerase II activating transcription factor binding [Evidence IPI] [PMID 8665859]; GO_function: GO:0000978 - RNA polymerase II core promoter proximal region sequence-specific DNA binding [Evidence IDA] [PMID 7891681]; GO_function: GO:0000978 - RNA polymerase II core promoter proximal region sequence-specific DNA binding [Evidence IDA] [PMID 9894911]; GO_function: GO:0001078 - RNA polymerase II core promoter proximal region sequence-specific DNA binding transcription factor activity involved in negative regulation of transcription [Evidence IDA] [PMID 15302821]; GO_function: GO:0001077 - RNA polymerase II core promoter proximal region sequence-specific DNA binding transcription factor activity involved in positive regulation of transcription [Evidence IDA] [PMID 7891681]; GO_function: GO:0001103 - RNA polymerase II repressing transcription factor binding [Evidence IDA] [PMID 12820973]; GO_function: GO:0001076 - RNA polymerase II transcription factor binding transcription factor activity [Evidence IMP] [PMID 12820973]; GO_function: GO:0001076 - RNA polymerase II transcription factor binding transcription factor activity [Evidence IMP] [PMID 20935143]; GO_function: GO:0019237 - centromeric DNA binding [Evidence IDA] [PMID 11222754]; GO_function: GO:0019237 - centromeric DNA binding [Evidence IDA] [PMID 2057354]; GO_function: GO:0019237 - centromeric DNA binding [Evidence IDA] [PMID 2249662]; GO_function: GO:0019237 - centromeric DNA binding [Evidence IDA] [PMID 9407032]; GO_function: GO:0046983 - protein dimerization activity [Evidence IEA]; GO_function: GO:0043565 - sequence-specific DNA binding [Evidence IDA] [PMID 19111667]; GO_function: GO:0043565 - sequence-specific DNA binding [Evidence IDA] [PMID 19158363]; GO_process: GO:0006338 - chromatin remodeling [Evidence IDA] [PMID 15111622]; GO_process: GO:0006338 - chromatin remodeling [Evidence IMP] [PMID 21131275]; GO_process: GO:0006338 - chromatin remodeling [Evidence IMP] [PMID 2249662]; GO_process: GO:0006338 - chromatin remodeling [Evidence IMP] [PMID 7891681]; GO_process: GO:0007059 - chromosome segregation [Evidence IMP] [PMID 2057354]; GO_process: GO:0007059 - chromosome segregation [Evidence IMP] [PMID 2185892]; GO_process: GO:0007059 - chromosome segregation [Evidence IMP] [PMID 2188087]; GO_process: GO:0007059 - chromosome segregation [Evidence IGI] [PMID 9584087]; GO_process: GO:0061427 - negative regulation of ceramide biosynthetic process by negative regulation of transcription from RNA Polymerase II promoter [Evidence IMP] [PMID 15302821]; GO_process: GO:0000122 - negative regulation of transcription from RNA polymerase II promoter [Evidence IMP] [PMID 10921921]; GO_process: GO:0000122 - negative regulation of transcription from RNA polymerase II promoter [Evidence IMP] [PMID 22696683]; GO_process: GO:1900375 - positive regulation of inositol biosynthetic process by positive regulation of transcription from RNA polymerase II promoter [Evidence IMP] [PMID 17351075]; GO_process: GO:1900375 - positive regulation of inositol biosynthetic process by positive regulation of transcription from RNA polymerase II promoter [Evidence IMP] [PMID 20935143]; GO_process: GO:1900478 - positive regulation of sulfate assimilation by positive regulation of transcription from RNA polymerase II promoter [Evidence IMP] [PMID 7601277]; GO_process: GO:1900478 - positive regulation of sulfate assimilation by positive regulation of transcription from RNA polymerase II promoter [Evidence IMP] [PMID 7891681]; GO_process: GO:0045944 - positive regulation of transcription from RNA polymerase II promoter [Evidence IMP] [PMID 22696683]; GO_process: GO:0061432 - regulation of transcription from RNA polymerase II promoter in response to methionine [Evidence IMP] [PMID 7891681]; GO_process: GO:0006355 - regulation of transcription, DNA-templated [Evidence IEA]; GO_process: GO:0006351 - transcription, DNA-templated [Evidence IEA]), with protein sequence MDKPPSKRARIEDPSSANIDDALLKNDQQTAASEAVVPTTEAQQGETHDASNELENKMATALAAVAAAASANGGEYPSVVSRQAQTSASPYDHSRPNGSASAGVDGHEPTISVGDSSFKPSAGSEEWHKIRRDNHKEVERRRREAINKGISELATIVPDCEKHKGQILQKTVDYIKKLKDNEQRNMEKLTLEKLLTEQAISELSATNKALKQELAQAWKEVEHWKQACGASTGADASKSADAGSK encoded by the coding sequence ATGGACAAACCACCATCAAAGCGAGCTCGTATTGAAGACCCTTCTTCTGCGAATATCGACGATGCTCTTTTAAAGAATGACCAGCaaactgctgcttcagAAGCTGTTGTACCAACCACTGAAGCCCAGCAGGGTGAGACCCATGACGCCTCGAATGAGCTGGAGAATAAGATGGCCACGGCATTAGCGGCggtagcagctgctgcatctGCCAATGGTGGAGAATATCCTTCAGTGGTTTCTCGTCAGGCCCAAACCTCAGCATCACCTTACGATCATAGCAGACCAAATGGCAGTGCTTCTGCAGGTGTTGACGGCCATGAACCAACGATCTCAGTGGGTGATAGCTCGTTTAAACCATCAGCAGGAAGTGAAGAATGGCACAAGATTCGCCGTGATAATCACAAGGAGGTCGAGAGACGACGACGTGAGGCTATTAACAAGGGAATCAGTGAACTAGCTACCATAGTTCCTGATTGCGAGAAACACAAGGGTCAAATCCTTCAAAAGACAGTTGATTACATTAAGAAACTTAAGGATAACGAGCAGCGTAATATGGAGAAGCTGACGCTTGAAAAGCTGCTCACTGAGCAAGCTATTTCCGAGCTATCGGCCACTAATAAAGCTTTGAAGCAAGAACTCGCTCAGGCGTGGAAAGAAGTAGAGCACTGGAAACAAGCCTGCGGTGCTAGCACCGGCGCTGATGCTTCGAAATcagctgatgctggttcGAAATAA